A section of the Triticum dicoccoides isolate Atlit2015 ecotype Zavitan chromosome 7A, WEW_v2.0, whole genome shotgun sequence genome encodes:
- the LOC119327791 gene encoding probable global transcription activator SNF2L2 encodes MDPPVMAEVSSTKEHVDLERNSKDLTMAAGDVQGNPTIFELEMIEAQEEDAAAAAYDEIVARYRRKRADRQARIVKELGEEAYLELEGGDDCLANDPDYVDEINQWIRIQDERHKANLRRGILPGYKKLSDSDLYLEIYSCLHLDSESDSNSDSEDNDDDGGHEDEEAEENSDSKEEEEGEEEEGELEAEKFISLAERRAAAAEAALGGFEWRTGPLILSWPSKGKSCPAFRTWTT; translated from the exons ATGGATCCACCCGTGATGGCCGAAGTTAGTTCCACCAAAGAACACGTCGACCTGGAGAGGAACTCCAAGGACCTGACCATGGCTGCAGGCGACGTACAAGGTAACCCAACCATCTTTGAGCTGGAGATGATCGAGGCGCAAGAGgaagatgcggcggcggcggcatacgaCGAGATCGTCGCTCGATACAGGAGGAAACGCGCTGAC CGCCAGGCTCGGATCGTCAAGGAGCTGGGCGAGGAGGCCTACCTCGAGCTCGAGGGCGGGGACGACTGCCTGGCCAACGACCCTGACTACGTGGATGAGATCAACCAGTGGATCAGGATACAAGATGAAAGGCATAAGGCGAATCTCAGGCGTGGCATACTTCCTGGCTACAAGAAACTTTCTGACTCCGACTTATACTTAGAAATATACTCATGCTTGCACCTGGACTCGGAATCAGACTCGAACTCTGACTCAGAAgacaatgatgatgatggtggtcatGAGGATGAGGAGGCAGAGGAAAATTCTGactccaaagaagaagaagaaggtgaagAAGAAGAGGGGGAGTTGGAGGCAGAGAAGTTTATATCTTTAGCGGAAcgtagggcagcggcggcggaggcagcCCTCGGCGGGTTCGAATGGCGGACGGGGCCACTAATTTTATCATGGCCATCAAAGGGAAAGAGCTGCCCGGCATTTAGGACCTGGACAACATGA